The DNA region TGGACAAAAAGATGATAGACCTAAAAAACCCCATCCTGCAGGGGCATTATTAATATCTAAAAATCTAAATATCCCATGTGAAGATATATATTTTGTAGGAGATACTAAAGTTGATATGCAAACAGCATCAAATGCAAATATGATTTCAATTGGTGTATTATGGGGATTTAGAGATGAAAAAGAATTGAAAGAACATAAGGCTAACTTTATTGTAGAAAAGCCACTAGATATTTTAAATATCGTAAAAAATTAATTTTAAGTTAGAATAAAAATTTTAATCTTAAAGAAAGGTTGCATACGCAACTATTCTATATAGAAAAGGATTTTTATGACTGAAGAATTAAATAAATCAATTGGCTTTAAAATAAACCAAATTGCAAGTAAAATAAATCAACAATTTAATTATATTCTACAAGATTATAATATTGCACTAGAACAAAGAGTAACTTTGGAAATAATTAGTGCAGATAAAAATATAACACAAACTAAAATATCAACCATTTTAGGAAAAGATAAAACTACAATTTGCAGAGCACTTAACTCACTAGAAAAGAAGGGCTTCATTATAAAAGAAGAGAATAAAGAGGATAAAAGAGTAAATATTATTAAACTAACACAAAAAGCATATAAAGTATTAAAAGATACAGAAGATATTATTCAAAATTATAGAAATGTATTATCTTCAAATTTAAAAGAAGAAGAGATCACTACTCTTTTTAAGATTTTAGAAAAAATAAGTATTAAAATATAAAGGAAGATTTTGAAAAAATCAGTAAATCATATATATCTAATTATATTATTAGCAATATTATCGTCAGTTGCACCAATTGCAATAGACACTTATATACCATCAATACCAAATATAGCAGAATATTTTCATGTAGGTATTGAAAAAATAGAATTAACTTTATCTATATTTTTAATAGGATTTTCTATTGGACAAATTTTCGGAGGTACTTTTTCAGATAGAATAGGAAGAAGAAAATCTTCAATTATTGGTCTTGTAGGATTTAGTATTTTTAGTTTTCTAATTATATTAAGTGAAAATGTAATTCAATTATGGGTATTTAGATTTTTTGAAGCCTTTTTTGGTGGATTTGTTGTAGTAAATTCAAATGCAATTGTAAGAGATATGTTTCATGGAAAAGAAGCTGCAAAGATTTTCTCACTTATTGGAACAGTAAGAAGTATTGCTCCATTAGCTGCTCCTGCAATTGGTGCATTTATTATTCATTTTTATTCATGGAAATATGTTTTTCTATTTTTATGTGGTTACTCTTTATTTATTGCATTTATTGTTTTTAAAACATTAAAAGAGACATTTACATATACCAAACAAAATGTTATAGAATCATATAAAACTGTACTTAAAAATAAAATGGCAATGAAAGCTATGCTTGTTCTTGCATTGGGATTTTCTGGTTTTTTTATACTTATTTCTAAATCATCATTTATTTATATTGAATATTTTAACATTCCAACTGACTATTTCCCTTTCTTTTTTGGTTTGAACTTTATTATTCTTGTGATAATGATTAGAGTTAATGTGTTAATGCTTAAATATTTTACACAATTAGATTTAATAAAAATTGCACTGATTATACAAATTATAGCAGGAACTCTATTTGCATATTTTTCTAATAGTATAACTTTAATTCCTTCTATGGTTTTAATAGCTACTTATATGAGTATGATGGCATTTGTATTTGGTAATAGTATGGCTTTGGCGATGGAACATTTTTCAAAAAATGCAGGGGTTGCATCATCAGTAATTGGAGTATTACAGTTTGGTTTTGGAGCAATTATTTCTTCAATAGTATTATTATTTCAAACAAAAACATTTATGCCTATTGGTATGAGTATTGCAGTTATATCTTTTATCGCATTTTTTATAATTAGAACATACAAGAATAAGTAAAGATATTCTTTACTTATTCTACACCTATTTCAAAAAAATGTTCTTCCACTTTTTCATATTTTGCAATAGAACATGTTATTTTTAAAGCATTTTTATAATCTTTAAACTCTTGAATAAAAAAGTCTTGAAGTTTTTTTGCATTTGTTGCTCTGAAAACAAAATATCCTAAAATATTTGTACCTCTAGAACCTGCCTTTTCTATACCAAAACTATCAAACTTCCAATCAACACCTTTAGCAAAAAAAAATACCTCTTCTATTCTTCTTATTAACTCTTCTCTAACATTGTTATTATACTCACTTAAATGTACATAAAAAGCTACATTTGTATTATAATCTTGTTGAACAAGTTTTTTTTGACTTTGTGTTATTGGCTCATCTGTTATTTTAAAATTTTCTTTTTCAATATTCATTATTTTCCTTTGGTAAGAACTCTATTTACTATTATATAAAAGAAAGATAAAAATTAGGAAAAATAAAAGGAAAGTAAATATAAAAAAGCTTGGAAAATTCCAAGCTTAACGTTCTTTTTTCTCGTTATCGATGAAACTTCTACAATCTATACAATATCTTGCATGAGGTTTAACTCTTAATCTTTTAATAGTAATTTCACTATCACACATTTCACAAAGACCTGTATATTCACCTTTTTCTATCTTTTTTAATGCGTGATCAATTAATTCTAATTCTTTTTTTTGTTGTTTTTTAATATGAATATCATTTGAGTAATCTCTACTTGCAGCTGCAAAATCACCCTCATCTTTTAAATCCATTGTACTCAAAGACTCATGATCTTCATCAATTTTTCTTAAAGCTGTTTCAATCTTTTGCTTATTTTCTAATAATAAGACTTTTATCTCTTCAACTTGCTTTTCATTTAATGCTTTAGCCATAACACTTCCTAAATTTTTTGCGAATTATACAAAAATACATCTGTGTTATTTATAAAATATGACATTTTTACAACATTTTTACAACTAAATTATAATTTACTTATTGATTTGCCAACTAAAAAACCACTTGCCCATGCAAAATGAAGATTAAACCCTCCTCTATTTCCAACTATATCTAAAACCTCTCCTGCAAAATATAAATTTTTACATAATTTACTTTCAAAAGTTTTATTATCAACTTCATCAGTTCTTATTCCACCACCACTTGCTTCTGCATGTTTAAAGCCTTGAGTTCCATCTATTTTAAATCGCATATTTGTTAAAGTATTAATTATAGCTCTTAACTGTTTTGCATTTATATCAGCTGATTTTATATCTTTATTTATATTATTTATATCTAATAAAACCATCGCTAATTTTTTAGATACAACACCTGTTAGAGCATCAATTGCATCACTTTTTGGAATTGTTTTAAAAAGAGTTTCAATTATGCCTAAAAGTTCATTTTTTGTTAAAGTAGGAAAAAGATTTATTGATATAGCAACATCTTGATATAAACTTAAAGCATAAACTGCATATTGTGAAATATCCAAAATAGCAAAACCAGATACTCCATACTTTGTAAAAAGAATATCACCTGTAATCTCTTTTTCTTTTTGTTTATCTATATATAATGTAACAGTTGCCTCTTTTTTTACGCCTTGCAATTTACTTTTAAATTCAAAGTCTGTTTGAAGACCAACTAAAGAAGGGTATGTAGGGTTAAAACTATGATTAAAACTAGTTGCTATATCTATTCCATCTTCAGTTGAATTTAATTGAGGAGCAGCTTGTAAACCACTACTTATTAAAACTTTATCATAATCTTTAAACTCTTTATCTTCTGATTTTAAAATAAAACTATCTTCTTTTTTTATTACCTTTTCTATTTTAGTTTCTAATATTTGATTTATTTGTAAATTCTCAAGCTCTTTTTCTAATAAAAGTACAACAGATTTTGCTTCATTTGATAAAGGATATACTTTACTGCTATCTTTTATATCTAAAATCAATCCTATACTTTTACAAAAATTTTCAAATGCTTTAAAATCAAACTCTTTTAATGCCTGATTTACAAAACTTGGATTTTCTCCTATATAGTTATCTTGAGTAATTGTTGTATTTGAAATATTGCATCTACCATTTCCTGATGCAAGTATTTTTTTTCCTATCAAATTATTTATATCAAAAATATCTATATATAAATCTTTATTTAACCTTTTGGCTGTAATAGCAGCCATTACACCTGCTGCACCTGCACCAATAATTGCTATCTTCAAAATATTCCTTAATAAAATATTGCCAACCAAATTGTTGGTTCATTTTCATTTGTGTATTTTACCCTATGCTTTCTGTGAGAATCTATATTTAAATAATCACCTTTTTTTAATTTTACTTGTTTATCTTCAAACTCTATAATTGCATCACCACTTAATACAATTACAAACTCATTTTCTTCTTGATCATACCAAAAGTTTTTTTTACTTTTTTGTCCATTTGATACTATTTTTTCAATTTTCACATTTTTTGTATTTATTAATGAAATAAACTGTTCTACATTTTTATCAATTTTTATATCATCTAATATATTTTTTACTTGCATTTTTACCCTTTATTATTATAAGATTATAACAAATTTAACAAAATTTTTCTTTTTTATAATCCTTAGTAAAATAATCAACTTTATTTTTTAGAGTTTTTTATAAAAATTTAGATTTACTTTTTTTATCATATTGAAAACTTAATACTTTTTTTGCTATTCTATTAAGATGTACTATTTTATGGTAGTTATATAAAACAAAAATTACTATTTATTTTAAAGTTTAGTAATTTACTAAAGATTAAATCAGAAGCTAATTTATAATCTTTATATTTAATCTTTATAATATCACTTGACATTATTTTTAAAATAGTATAGACTTTCAACATAAAAATCAAAAGGGAAAAAAATGCAAAAAGAGACTATTGCAATACATGCAGGGTACAATAAAAAAGAGGGACATGGATCAATGAGCGTTCCTATCACTCAAACAACTGCATATGCATTTAGAGATTCTGAACATGCAGCAAATTTATTTGCACTAAAAGAGTTAGGTCCTATTTATGGAAGAATAACTAACCCTACTACTGATGTATTAGAACAAAGATTTGCTGCACTTGAGGGTGGTGCTGCAGCAATTTGTACATCAAGTGGTCAAGCAGCAATATTTTTTGCAATTGCAAATGTTGCAGAAGCTGGAGATAATATACTTATCTCAGATAAACTATACGGTGGTGCTGTTACATTACTTACACATACTATTAAAAGATTTGGTATTAAAGCTAGAGTTTTTAATAGTGAAAAAGTAAATGACTTAGAAGAGCAAATAAATGATAAAACAAAAGCTATCTTCTTTGAATCACTATCAAACCCGCAAATTGCTATTGGAGATATTGAAAAAATTGTTGAAATAGCAAAAAAACATGGAGTATTAACTATTTGTGATAATACAGTTGCAACAGCAGCTTTATTTAATCCTATTAAATGGGGTGTAGATGTAGTTGTTCATTCTACTTCTAAATATACAAATGGACAAGGAACTGCTATTGGGGGAATTGTAGTAGAAAGAGAAGGTCTTGCAGAGTTTTTCAAAGAAAATAACAAAAGATACTATCACTTTAATGAACCTGATGAAAGTTATCATGGATTAGTTTATACTGAAGTTCCATTACCAAACTTTTGTCTTAGAATTAGACTTGCACTATTAAGAGACATAGGAGCAACTCAGTCTCCACATAATTCATGGCTTCTAATTCAGACATTAGAAACACTATTGTTAAGAGTAGATAAACATTCAGATAATGCTTTAGAGGTTGCTAAATTTTTACAATCTCATCCAAAAGTAAAATCTGTTAATTATCCAGGCTTAAAAGATAGTCCATATTATGAAAAAGCTCAAAAATACTTCAAAAATGGAAAAGCTTCAGGGCTTATCTCATTTGAAGCAGAAAGTTTTGAAGATGCAAGAAAAATTATTGATAGTACAAAACTATTTAGTGTAGTTGTAAATATTGGTGATAGTAAATCTTTAATTACTCATCCAGGAAGTACAACTCACTCACAATTAAGTGAAGAGGAACTAATTGCTGCTGGTATTAACCCATCAACAATTAGATTAAGTATAGGATTAGAAGATCCTAAAGATTTAATTGAAGATTTAGATCAAGCATTAAATAAATAAAATAGGAAAAAGAAATGCCATTAATTTCAACAAAGGGAGTATATGGATTATCTGCCATGCATGAGTTAAGTAAATACAATAAGGATACTCCCATGCAAATTAAAGAGATTTCTAAAAAAGCAAATATTCCGCAGAATTATTTAGAACAACTTTTAGGAAAATTAAGAAAAGCGGGACTGGTTAAAAGTATAAGAGGTGCAAAAGGAGGCTATATACTAGCCCTTGAAGCAAAAGATATATATATAGGTGATATTTTGGCTGTTTTGGAGGATGATTTAAAAATTATTGACCAAAGAAGCCAAAATCCTATATTAAATCTTTTCTTCGAAGATGCAAAATTAAATATAAGAACTTTTTTTAATGTAAATCTATCAAAGTTAGATGAATATCAAGAAAAGTATAATGAATTTTTACACTATAGCATATAATTTTACAAGGAGTTAATTATGAAGTATGCAAAGAACGTTACGGAATTAGTTGGGAATACACCTTTAGTTGAACTACAAAGTGCATCTAAAAAAAGTGGTGCTACTGTTTTAGGTAAATGTGAGTTTATGAATCCTACACATTCAGTTAAAGATAGAATTGGTACAAATATGATTAAAACTGCTATTGAAAATGGTTTAATCAATGATACTACAACAGTAATTGAACCAACAAGTGGAAATACAGGTATTGCACTTGCTTCTGTTTGTGCAGGTCTTGGAATTAAATTAATTTTAACAATGCCAAGTTCAATGAGTATTGAAAGAAGAAAACTTTTAAAAGCATTAGGTGCAGAACTTGTACTTACAGAGCCAGAGAAAGGAATGAAAGGTGCTGTTGAAAAAGCTAATGAATTAAGTAAAGAAATTGATAATTCATTTGTTCCTCAACAATTTGCAAATCAAGCAAATCCAGATATTCATAGAAAAACTACTGCAAAAGAGATTTTAGCAGATACTGATGGAAAAATTGACATCTTTGTTGCAGCAATTGGTACAGGTGGAACATTAACAGGAACAGGTGAAATTTTAAAACAACATAATCCTGATATTAAAATCATTGCAGTTGAACCTGAAGCATCTCCTGTATTAAGTGGTGGAAAACCAGGTCCTCACAAAATTCAAGGAATTGGAGCTGGATTTGTTCCAGATATATTAGATACTAAACTTTATGATGAAGTTGTAACTGTATCAAATGAAGATGCAATTGAAAGTTCAAGAAGACTTGCAAAAGAAGAAGGTTTATTAGTTGGTGTTTCTGCAGGTGCAAATATAAAAGTAGCACAAGATATAGCATCAAGACCAGAAAATAAAGGTAAAACAATAGTAACAATTCTTTGTGATACTGGGGAAAGATACTTAAGTTCTGGATTATATGAATATGATGATGAGTAAAATACTCATCCTCATATGAATCATCTTTAAACATATGAGGAAATATAAAAATGCATGAAAAACCCTACAGATCAATAGTAAAATCAATATCATGGAGAACAATAGGAACTATAGACACTATGATTATCTCTTATTTTATTACGGGTAATTTTGTTATGGCAGCATCTATTGGTTCTATCGAAGTTTTCACAAAAATGGTTATATATTATTTTCATGAAAGAGCTTGGAATAAAATTCCACTTGGTAGAGTAAAACCAACACAAAATGATTATCAAATTTAGGTACAAAATGGAAATTATTAATAAATTAAATGAAAAACTAAAAGATGTTTCAACATTAGATGTAATTGAATTTTTTTTAAAAGGGTATAAAAATAAAATTGCATTAGCTTCAAGTTTAGGAGCTGAAGATCAAGTTTTAACGGATATGATTCTAAAAACAAATAAAGATACAAAAATTTTTACTTTAGATACAGGAAGATTAAATCCAGAAACATATAATGTAATGGATGCAACAAACCTAAAATATTCAGTAAAACTTGATGTTTACTTTCCGAAGTTAGAAAATGTTGAAAAGTTATATAAAACACAAGGTGTAAATGGTCACTTTGAAAGTATAGATAATAGAAAAAACTGCTGTAATATAAGAAAAATTGAACCTCTAAAAAGAGCTTTAGAAGGTCTTGATGTTTGGTTTACAGGACTTAGAAGTTCTCAAAGTGTTACAAGAGAAGATATGAAGTTAGTTGAATGGGATGAAGCTTTTGGATTAATTAAAGTAAACCCTTTAATTAACTGGAATGAAGAAGATGTATGGACATATATAAAAGAAAATAGTGTTCCATATAATAAACTTCATGATCAAGGATATCCAAGTATTGGATGTGCACCCTGTACTAGAGCCGTTAAGGACGGTGAAGATATTAGAGCTGGAAGATGGTGGTGGGAAAATCCTGAACATAAAGAGTGTGGTTTACATAAAAAATAGTTGATATATTCAAACCTTTAATTTGATATATATTTAAAAGTTTATTTAATGGAGAGATTATGTTAGATACAAAAAGATTAACTCACTTAAAACAACTAGAAGCTGAGTCAATTCATATTATTAGAGAAGTTGTAGCAGAATTTAATAATCCTGCAATGCTTTATTCAATTGGTAAAGATTCTGCTGTGATGCTTCACTTAGCAATCAAAGCTTTTGCACCTGCAAAGTTACCATTTCCTTTACTTCATGTTGATACAACATGGAAGTTTAAAGAGATGATTGAATTTAGAGATAAAAGAGCAAAAGAACTTGGATTTGAATTACTTGTACATGTAAATCAAGAAGGCGTAGATCAAGGTATAGGACCATTTACACATGGAAGTGCAGTTCATACAGATATTATGAAAACACAAGGGTTAAAACAAGCATTAAACAAATATAAATTTGATGCTGTTTTTGGTGGAGCTAGACGTGATGAAGAAAAAAGTAGAGCAAAAGAGAGAATATATTCTTTTAGAGACAAAAATCACAGATGGGACCCAAAAAATCAAAGACCAGAACTTTGGAATATCTATAATGGTAGAGTTCATAAAGATGAATCAATAAGAGTATTTCCTCTTTCTAACTGGACAGAACTTGATATTTGGCAATATATATATTTAGAGCAAATTCCTATTGTTCCTTTATATTTTGCTAAAAAAAGACCAGTTGTTGAAAAAGATGGTATAAAAATCATGGTAGATGATGACAGAATGCCTATAGAAGAAGGTGAAGAAGTAAAAGAAGAGTTAGTTAGATTTAGAACGTTAGGTTGTTATCCTTTAACAGGTGCAGTTGAAAGTTCAGCAACTACTTTACCTGAAATTATTCAAGAAATGTTACTTACTAAAACAAGTGAGAGACAAGGAAGAGTTATTGACCAAGACCAAGCAGGATCAATGGAAAAGAAAAAAATAGAGGGGTATTTTTAAGATGTCACATCAATCAGATTTAATAGAATCAAATATTGAACAATATTTAAAAGAACATGAAAATAAAGAGTTATTAAAATTTATTACTTGTGGTAGTGTTGATGATGGTAAATCAACTCTAATTGGTAGACTTTTACATGATTCAAAAATGATTTTTGAAGATCAATTAGCAGCAATTAAAAGAGATTCTAAAAAAACAAATACAACAGATAAAGAATTTGATCTAGCTCTTTTA from Malaciobacter molluscorum LMG 25693 includes:
- a CDS encoding MarR family winged helix-turn-helix transcriptional regulator; this translates as MTEELNKSIGFKINQIASKINQQFNYILQDYNIALEQRVTLEIISADKNITQTKISTILGKDKTTICRALNSLEKKGFIIKEENKEDKRVNIIKLTQKAYKVLKDTEDIIQNYRNVLSSNLKEEEITTLFKILEKISIKI
- a CDS encoding multidrug effflux MFS transporter; amino-acid sequence: MKKSVNHIYLIILLAILSSVAPIAIDTYIPSIPNIAEYFHVGIEKIELTLSIFLIGFSIGQIFGGTFSDRIGRRKSSIIGLVGFSIFSFLIILSENVIQLWVFRFFEAFFGGFVVVNSNAIVRDMFHGKEAAKIFSLIGTVRSIAPLAAPAIGAFIIHFYSWKYVFLFLCGYSLFIAFIVFKTLKETFTYTKQNVIESYKTVLKNKMAMKAMLVLALGFSGFFILISKSSFIYIEYFNIPTDYFPFFFGLNFIILVIMIRVNVLMLKYFTQLDLIKIALIIQIIAGTLFAYFSNSITLIPSMVLIATYMSMMAFVFGNSMALAMEHFSKNAGVASSVIGVLQFGFGAIISSIVLLFQTKTFMPIGMSIAVISFIAFFIIRTYKNK
- the dksA gene encoding RNA polymerase-binding protein DksA, which encodes MAKALNEKQVEEIKVLLLENKQKIETALRKIDEDHESLSTMDLKDEGDFAAASRDYSNDIHIKKQQKKELELIDHALKKIEKGEYTGLCEMCDSEITIKRLRVKPHARYCIDCRSFIDNEKKER
- a CDS encoding BaiN/RdsA family NAD(P)/FAD-dependent oxidoreductase: MKIAIIGAGAAGVMAAITAKRLNKDLYIDIFDINNLIGKKILASGNGRCNISNTTITQDNYIGENPSFVNQALKEFDFKAFENFCKSIGLILDIKDSSKVYPLSNEAKSVVLLLEKELENLQINQILETKIEKVIKKEDSFILKSEDKEFKDYDKVLISSGLQAAPQLNSTEDGIDIATSFNHSFNPTYPSLVGLQTDFEFKSKLQGVKKEATVTLYIDKQKEKEITGDILFTKYGVSGFAILDISQYAVYALSLYQDVAISINLFPTLTKNELLGIIETLFKTIPKSDAIDALTGVVSKKLAMVLLDINNINKDIKSADINAKQLRAIINTLTNMRFKIDGTQGFKHAEASGGGIRTDEVDNKTFESKLCKNLYFAGEVLDIVGNRGGFNLHFAWASGFLVGKSISKL
- a CDS encoding cupin domain-containing protein, producing MQVKNILDDIKIDKNVEQFISLINTKNVKIEKIVSNGQKSKKNFWYDQEENEFVIVLSGDAIIEFEDKQVKLKKGDYLNIDSHRKHRVKYTNENEPTIWLAIFY
- a CDS encoding O-acetylhomoserine aminocarboxypropyltransferase/cysteine synthase family protein, with amino-acid sequence MQKETIAIHAGYNKKEGHGSMSVPITQTTAYAFRDSEHAANLFALKELGPIYGRITNPTTDVLEQRFAALEGGAAAICTSSGQAAIFFAIANVAEAGDNILISDKLYGGAVTLLTHTIKRFGIKARVFNSEKVNDLEEQINDKTKAIFFESLSNPQIAIGDIEKIVEIAKKHGVLTICDNTVATAALFNPIKWGVDVVVHSTSKYTNGQGTAIGGIVVEREGLAEFFKENNKRYYHFNEPDESYHGLVYTEVPLPNFCLRIRLALLRDIGATQSPHNSWLLIQTLETLLLRVDKHSDNALEVAKFLQSHPKVKSVNYPGLKDSPYYEKAQKYFKNGKASGLISFEAESFEDARKIIDSTKLFSVVVNIGDSKSLITHPGSTTHSQLSEEELIAAGINPSTIRLSIGLEDPKDLIEDLDQALNK
- a CDS encoding RrF2 family transcriptional regulator, yielding MPLISTKGVYGLSAMHELSKYNKDTPMQIKEISKKANIPQNYLEQLLGKLRKAGLVKSIRGAKGGYILALEAKDIYIGDILAVLEDDLKIIDQRSQNPILNLFFEDAKLNIRTFFNVNLSKLDEYQEKYNEFLHYSI
- the cysK gene encoding cysteine synthase A, with the translated sequence MKYAKNVTELVGNTPLVELQSASKKSGATVLGKCEFMNPTHSVKDRIGTNMIKTAIENGLINDTTTVIEPTSGNTGIALASVCAGLGIKLILTMPSSMSIERRKLLKALGAELVLTEPEKGMKGAVEKANELSKEIDNSFVPQQFANQANPDIHRKTTAKEILADTDGKIDIFVAAIGTGGTLTGTGEILKQHNPDIKIIAVEPEASPVLSGGKPGPHKIQGIGAGFVPDILDTKLYDEVVTVSNEDAIESSRRLAKEEGLLVGVSAGANIKVAQDIASRPENKGKTIVTILCDTGERYLSSGLYEYDDE
- a CDS encoding DUF2061 domain-containing protein, giving the protein MHEKPYRSIVKSISWRTIGTIDTMIISYFITGNFVMAASIGSIEVFTKMVIYYFHERAWNKIPLGRVKPTQNDYQI
- a CDS encoding phosphoadenylyl-sulfate reductase; amino-acid sequence: MEIINKLNEKLKDVSTLDVIEFFLKGYKNKIALASSLGAEDQVLTDMILKTNKDTKIFTLDTGRLNPETYNVMDATNLKYSVKLDVYFPKLENVEKLYKTQGVNGHFESIDNRKNCCNIRKIEPLKRALEGLDVWFTGLRSSQSVTREDMKLVEWDEAFGLIKVNPLINWNEEDVWTYIKENSVPYNKLHDQGYPSIGCAPCTRAVKDGEDIRAGRWWWENPEHKECGLHKK
- the cysD gene encoding sulfate adenylyltransferase subunit CysD, which produces MLDTKRLTHLKQLEAESIHIIREVVAEFNNPAMLYSIGKDSAVMLHLAIKAFAPAKLPFPLLHVDTTWKFKEMIEFRDKRAKELGFELLVHVNQEGVDQGIGPFTHGSAVHTDIMKTQGLKQALNKYKFDAVFGGARRDEEKSRAKERIYSFRDKNHRWDPKNQRPELWNIYNGRVHKDESIRVFPLSNWTELDIWQYIYLEQIPIVPLYFAKKRPVVEKDGIKIMVDDDRMPIEEGEEVKEELVRFRTLGCYPLTGAVESSATTLPEIIQEMLLTKTSERQGRVIDQDQAGSMEKKKIEGYF